ACGTAAAGATTTAACTTCTATCTCGATAGGGAGAGAAGGTGAAGAATATTTTCAATCAGTATTAAATAATATTGGAGTTGAAAACATGTTGAGAGATTTTGAATTTGGCAGCCGCAACCACATTCAAGCAGACTTCATCGTCACATCTTCCAACAAAGTATTCGTCTTTGAAATCAAACATTATAACAATGAATGGTACTTTGATGGAGATTATATAAAAAATACATTCGGTATGAAATATCAATCTCCAGTTTTACAAATACAGCGTATTAGAAACGAATTACAAGAAATATTTTATAAAACAGAAATAAATAGAGTTATAGAACCAATTATCATTTTTACAAATCCCCATTTTTCATTAATAGGTAATAGACCTCGCGAAATTCAAGTACTACTTCCACATGAACTAGATAAACTTTTCAAAATTATCCACCCAAATCAATCCATTGAAGATCAAGCGGTAATCAGAACAATACAGCAATTTGAGAATATCCATTCAAAATATTATCAGAAAGAAATATACGTAGAATTTGAAAAATCAAAAAAGGATTAAAGTGCCCGAACTGCCGGAAAATGTTTACGGTGAAACGGATAGAGAGACAAAAGAAATTTGATTGCTACTCTTGTCATGCACGGACAAACACCGAAGAAGTATTGTATTTCAATTTGAAGGAACTTTACACTTTGAAGCAGGCGCCATTTTCAATGAAAGAAGCACTAGCATGGTGTGAGAATGTGAGTGGTAAATCAGTTCAAAGGATTTGTGCAAAAAGATTTAAATCAGATGATGTTAGGTATAAGAAATATAGATTATAAGTAATAGCTGGTTTAAAGTCAGTTGTAATATCCAATGACTGAGAAAAGTTCACTTTAATTGAATATAAAGTACAGTATTGGAATGGATAGCACATTAGGCAGAGGCTAACACCCAAAAAGCAGAAGAACTGTCCATTAGAGTAGTATAACGGACAAAACTAAAGAGAAGAGTCCGTTAGCCAAGCCCATCCGCCACCCATCACATATACCAAAAACCAGAACCGAACCTTGTTTAGGTCGATTCTGGTTTTACATTTTCTATACTATTTTTGTACCGTGCACGTTATCAAAGGGGATGTCTTCGATTAATTTTGCTAAATTATCTTTATTCAATCCGCCTCCTGGCATAATAGTGATTCTGCCTTTTGAATGGATGAGTAGTTTAGCTAGATGATTAATGTTATCAAAAATAATCGTATCTTCAGTTCCACCATGTGTTAATAATCGTGCAAATTGATTATCAATTAACCAATCTAATGATTTGAGTTGACGATAGGGATTGATTTGATCAAAAGCCATATGACAAACG
The Mammaliicoccus sp. Dog046 genome window above contains:
- a CDS encoding nuclease-related domain-containing protein, encoding MKEKEYISYLKSLEGRHPLTNEQRKDLTSISIGREGEEYFQSVLNNIGVENMLRDFEFGSRNHIQADFIVTSSNKVFVFEIKHYNNEWYFDGDYIKNTFGMKYQSPVLQIQRIRNELQEIFYKTEINRVIEPIIIFTNPHFSLIGNRPREIQVLLPHELDKLFKIIHPNQSIEDQAVIRTIQQFENIHSKYYQKEIYVEFEKSKKD